A single genomic interval of Amycolatopsis albispora harbors:
- a CDS encoding YkvA family protein: MSTLLFRDADVLGLPATGFGIGLAVLGAVVFAGGLAWRAAKRRRRIAAGEPEPAGNVLERARALPRLLRARREGYTGLPKSRIALWAVALVYLVSPIDLVPELLPVLGVTDDAGVLVWLLTSISAASGVFLRWERDRVRQ; encoded by the coding sequence CTTCCGGGACGCCGACGTGCTCGGCCTCCCGGCGACCGGGTTCGGCATCGGGCTGGCCGTGCTCGGCGCGGTGGTGTTCGCGGGCGGGCTGGCCTGGCGCGCGGCGAAGCGGCGGCGCCGGATAGCCGCCGGTGAGCCCGAGCCCGCCGGGAACGTGCTCGAACGCGCCCGCGCGCTGCCCCGGCTGCTGCGTGCCCGCCGCGAGGGCTACACCGGGCTGCCGAAGAGCCGGATCGCGCTGTGGGCAGTGGCGCTGGTGTACCTGGTCTCGCCGATCGACCTGGTGCCCGAGCTGCTGCCGGTACTCGGGGTCACCGACGACGCCGGTGTGCTGGTCTGGCTGCTCACCAGCATTTCCGCGGCCTCCGGGGTGTTCCTGCGCTGGGAACGCGACCGCGTGCGCCAGTGA